A stretch of the Halomonas sp. BDJS001 genome encodes the following:
- a CDS encoding ATP-binding cassette domain-containing protein: MLTIDRLTLQLPYYADGYAAWWKRRWATCLDAFSLTFCPGEVHAVVGASGAGKSLLAYAIMGLLPTPARLDGQLYYQGKPLDASRQRQLRGRKLALIPQSLSALDPLVRTQRQVTWAAQRAGQPSAHAWHASQQALAHYQLDARAQQAYAHELSGGMARRVLTAMAHVSQARLVIADEPSVGLDPHQRQRVLGALRELADQGKTVILITHDLRHALPIADLVTIMRGGKLIETAPASAFQGSGAALTSAYSQALWLALPDNAFATTTIGRREQETNVA, translated from the coding sequence ATGCTCACGATCGACCGTTTAACACTCCAGTTGCCCTACTATGCAGACGGTTATGCCGCATGGTGGAAGCGTCGCTGGGCTACCTGTCTGGATGCATTTTCGCTAACGTTTTGCCCAGGCGAGGTACATGCGGTGGTGGGTGCCTCCGGCGCCGGAAAAAGTTTGTTGGCCTATGCGATCATGGGGTTACTGCCCACACCTGCGCGCTTAGACGGGCAGCTTTACTACCAGGGAAAACCTCTTGATGCATCACGCCAACGCCAGCTTCGCGGCCGCAAGCTGGCGCTGATCCCCCAATCGCTAAGCGCCTTAGACCCGCTGGTGCGTACTCAGCGCCAGGTGACCTGGGCGGCCCAGCGCGCAGGCCAGCCATCAGCACACGCTTGGCACGCCTCCCAACAAGCCCTTGCTCACTATCAGCTAGACGCCCGAGCACAGCAGGCCTACGCCCACGAGCTTTCCGGCGGCATGGCCCGGCGCGTGTTGACGGCCATGGCCCACGTCAGCCAAGCCAGGCTGGTGATTGCTGACGAACCCAGCGTAGGCCTTGACCCACACCAGCGCCAGCGCGTACTGGGCGCGTTGCGCGAACTGGCCGACCAGGGTAAAACGGTGATCCTGATTACCCACGACCTGCGCCATGCCCTGCCGATTGCCGACCTCGTTACCATTATGCGTGGCGGCAAGCTGATCGAGACCGCGCCCGCCAGCGCCTTTCAGGGCAGCGGCGCCGCTCTGACCAGCGCTTATTCACAGGCCCTGTGGCTGGCGCTACCGGACAACGCTTTTGCTACGACCACCATCGGCAGGCGTG
- a CDS encoding ABC transporter permease, with product MSQPQPRLRAAFSLGVATLLVVGLAASQWLLGDSPQQMQFDARLAPPSVEHWLGTDALGRELWARTLAGLALSFWVGCLAALLSTLIALSLAALATLSARLDALVSLLIDTLLSVPHLILLMLIAFALGGGTQAVIIAVAVTHWPSLARVLRAELWQLRQAPYVRISRALGKSRWFVLHGHLLPHLLPHCLVGALLLFPHAILHEAALTFLGFGLSPSQPAIGVLLADAMRYLSGGYWWLGVFPGLGLLLMVLGFERLSSQLRRAL from the coding sequence GGCGTCGCCACCCTGCTGGTCGTAGGGCTTGCCGCTAGCCAGTGGCTGCTAGGTGATTCACCGCAACAGATGCAGTTTGATGCCCGGCTAGCCCCGCCTAGCGTTGAACACTGGCTGGGCACCGACGCGCTGGGCCGTGAACTCTGGGCGCGAACCCTTGCCGGGCTGGCGCTAAGCTTCTGGGTGGGCTGCCTGGCCGCTCTCCTGAGCACGCTGATTGCGCTGAGCTTGGCAGCCCTAGCCACGCTGTCAGCGCGGCTGGATGCCCTGGTGAGTCTGCTGATTGATACGCTGCTTAGCGTGCCCCACCTGATTTTATTGATGCTGATCGCCTTTGCCCTAGGTGGCGGCACCCAGGCAGTCATTATTGCCGTGGCCGTGACCCACTGGCCCAGCCTGGCCCGGGTGCTACGCGCCGAGCTATGGCAACTGCGCCAGGCGCCCTATGTGCGCATCTCGCGTGCGCTGGGTAAGTCGCGCTGGTTTGTGCTCCACGGCCACCTGCTCCCCCATTTATTGCCCCACTGCCTGGTGGGCGCCCTACTGCTGTTCCCCCACGCGATTCTCCACGAAGCCGCACTGACCTTTTTGGGCTTTGGCCTAAGCCCCAGCCAGCCCGCTATTGGCGTTTTGCTGGCGGATGCCATGCGCTACTTAAGCGGCGGCTACTGGTGGCTGGGGGTATTTCCCGGCTTGGGGCTGTTACTGATGGTGCTGGGTTTCGAGCGCCTCTCCAGCCAGCTACGCCGGGCTCTTTAG